The following proteins are encoded in a genomic region of Arachis stenosperma cultivar V10309 chromosome 4, arast.V10309.gnm1.PFL2, whole genome shotgun sequence:
- the LOC130975757 gene encoding protein MAIN-LIKE 2-like: protein MLAALVERWWLETHMFVMPVSKVTVTLEDVLHIFGLPIDEEVVTSWTNSSHDFLVTQSLVIFDSEPQVSSSSKSYINLSWISHIRDTQPLNTWESVMHYVRCHIFCLLVTTLFADKSTTYAHVKYLPLLQNFDQIGNYSWVSLSRAPLQVTVSCITMELSSTDPKMDVYDSGVY, encoded by the exons ATGCTAGCTGCTCTTGTGGAAAGGTGGTGGCTAGAGACACATATGTTTGTAATGCCAGTGAGTAAGGTTACAGTGACACTGGAGGACGTGTTACACATATTCGGCTTACCGATCGATGAAGAGGTTGTGACAAGTTGGACCAATAGCAGTCACGACTTCTTGGTTACCCAAAGCCTCGTGATATTCGACAGCGAACCCCAAGTGAGCAGTTCATCCAAGAGCTACATAAATCTTTCATGGATTTCTCATATTAGAGACACACAACCTTTGAACACATGGGAGTCTGTTATGCACTATGTTAGGTGTCACATCTTCTGTCTGCTGGTTACTACCCTCTTCGCGGATAAGTCGACGACATATGCCCATGTAAAGTATCTACCACTGCTCCAGAATTTTGATCAAATTGGCAATTACAGTTGGGTTAGCTTGTCTCGTGCACCTTTACAGGTCACTGTGTCATGCATCACG ATGGAGTTATCATCCACAGACCCGAAAATGGATGTCTATGACTCAGGCGTCTATTAG